A region of Gemmatimonadaceae bacterium DNA encodes the following proteins:
- a CDS encoding replication initiator protein A, translating to MTLAARRRPSVRGVVLDRSIEELPLFRLSDSADDAPVSFTTDNGGRWRVIPAPGDRLPGTFDQDVYVELLHRYHEAGSPADGAITFTLHAFLRSMGRRADGRTYEQLRAALTRLERTTLESIGAYWSAASGHEDLSFTVLSTVSVQRRRVADREQLHLFGNLAAGEPGDARVTLSATLRANLAARHVVTLSASRYHALSSPVARRLYRILEVARADGRLSWRIPLERLAEQLPLTQRYPSHLQRVLQPAHEMLLSAGLVRDIGIRQYERQWAVDYVLGSRPREEG from the coding sequence ATGACCCTCGCTGCCCGTCGTCGGCCCTCTGTCCGTGGTGTCGTACTCGACCGCTCGATCGAAGAGCTGCCGCTCTTCCGCTTGAGCGACTCCGCCGATGACGCCCCCGTGTCGTTCACGACCGACAACGGCGGGCGCTGGCGGGTGATCCCCGCGCCGGGCGATCGCCTCCCCGGGACGTTCGATCAGGACGTCTACGTGGAGCTGCTGCATCGCTACCATGAGGCCGGCTCCCCCGCCGATGGGGCGATCACCTTCACGCTCCACGCCTTCCTCCGCTCCATGGGGCGCCGCGCCGACGGCCGCACCTACGAGCAGCTCCGCGCCGCCCTCACCCGCCTCGAGCGCACCACGCTCGAAAGCATCGGGGCCTACTGGAGCGCCGCCAGCGGCCACGAGGACCTGAGCTTCACGGTCCTCAGCACCGTCAGCGTCCAGCGCCGCCGCGTCGCCGACCGCGAACAGCTCCACCTCTTCGGCAACCTCGCCGCCGGCGAGCCCGGCGACGCCCGGGTCACCCTCAGTGCCACCCTGCGCGCGAACCTCGCCGCCCGGCACGTCGTGACCCTCTCCGCCAGCCGCTACCACGCCCTCTCGAGCCCCGTCGCCCGGCGCCTCTACCGCATCCTCGAGGTCGCCCGCGCCGACGGCCGCCTCAGCTGGCGCATCCCCCTCGAGCGCCTCGCCGAGCAGCTCCCCCTGACCCAGCGCTACCCCTCGCACCTCCAGCGCGTCCTCCAGCCGGCGCACGAAATGCTGCTCTCGGCGGGACTGGTGCGGGACATCGGAATCCGGCAGTACGAGCGGCAGTGGGCGGTGGACTACGTGCTGGGATCGAGGCCGCGGGAAGAGGGCTGA
- a CDS encoding peptidase E has product MHRRDFVSSTATLTAAALATPSLLSAEPVMTDSTAPRATKKILIAGGGFRTKFIAYMAQLTGKARPRVLFLPTASADSPDAILGFYQSCAPLNVEPFVQPMFIESLSQTQGFDEVIFSADAIVVSGGNTLNQQAIWKAQGVDVLLRQAWEKGIVLGGASAGSLCWFEEGTTDSRPKALSVVKCMGFLKGSHCPHYDAEAGRRPLYHKLIGSGEMKPGFACDNDAGIYFEDEQPKRIVGTRAEARVYHVTLENGKVVEHELKPEMI; this is encoded by the coding sequence ATGCACCGCCGCGATTTCGTCTCCAGCACCGCGACCCTGACCGCCGCGGCCCTGGCCACGCCCTCCCTGCTCAGCGCCGAACCCGTCATGACCGATTCGACTGCCCCCCGCGCCACCAAGAAGATCCTCATCGCCGGCGGCGGGTTCCGCACGAAGTTCATCGCCTATATGGCGCAGCTCACCGGCAAGGCGCGGCCGCGCGTGCTCTTCCTCCCCACGGCCAGCGCCGACAGCCCCGACGCGATCCTCGGCTTCTACCAGAGCTGCGCGCCGCTCAACGTCGAGCCGTTCGTGCAGCCCATGTTCATCGAAAGCCTGTCGCAAACGCAGGGCTTCGATGAAGTCATCTTCTCGGCCGATGCCATCGTCGTGAGCGGCGGCAACACGCTCAATCAGCAGGCCATCTGGAAGGCGCAGGGCGTGGACGTGCTCCTCCGCCAGGCCTGGGAGAAGGGCATCGTCCTGGGTGGCGCCAGCGCCGGCTCCCTCTGCTGGTTCGAGGAAGGCACCACCGACTCGCGCCCCAAGGCGCTGAGCGTGGTGAAGTGCATGGGCTTCCTGAAGGGGAGCCACTGCCCGCACTACGACGCCGAAGCCGGCCGCCGCCCGCTCTACCACAAGCTCATCGGCTCGGGCGAAATGAAGCCCGGCTTTGCCTGCGACAACGACGCCGGCATCTACTTCGAAGACGAGCAGCCCAAGCGCATCGTGGGCACCCGCGCCGAAGCGCGCGTCTATCACGTGACGCTCGAGAACGGCAAAGTGGTGGAGCACGAGCTCAAGCCCGAGATGATCTGA
- a CDS encoding SEC-C domain-containing protein, protein MDRNAPCPCGSGKKFKKCHGAAVPPEAAALPADARKEWLKGDVVLQRQKRVGQELLDWAEKKLTADWVDAALDAWGVKEDEDVDEGVADLFTAWSLFNYEPSALKQPIAEAWLDDAAGKRADVESRALAQAALRAPLGLWEVETVEAGVGATLTDRLSDTTLFVHEPDLTHDLGPSEYLLAYIIETDGVRVFSGLHADTLVFVDGKELLADVCADAGVSAPPIPAALQRDAAWQIRLGRRFSETAALGYPDDDDLDGSDEPGENQA, encoded by the coding sequence ATGGATCGAAACGCGCCCTGCCCCTGCGGCTCCGGTAAGAAGTTCAAGAAGTGTCACGGCGCTGCCGTGCCGCCTGAGGCCGCGGCGTTGCCGGCCGACGCGCGCAAGGAATGGCTCAAGGGCGACGTCGTCTTGCAGCGCCAGAAGCGTGTCGGGCAGGAGCTGCTCGACTGGGCCGAGAAAAAGCTCACAGCCGATTGGGTCGATGCCGCGCTCGATGCGTGGGGCGTGAAGGAAGACGAAGACGTCGACGAAGGCGTGGCCGATCTCTTCACCGCGTGGTCGCTCTTCAACTACGAACCGAGTGCGCTCAAGCAGCCCATCGCGGAAGCGTGGCTGGATGATGCCGCGGGCAAGCGCGCGGATGTCGAGTCGCGTGCATTGGCGCAGGCCGCGCTGCGCGCACCGCTTGGCTTGTGGGAAGTGGAGACCGTGGAAGCCGGGGTGGGCGCGACGCTCACCGATCGGTTGAGCGACACCACGCTCTTTGTGCACGAGCCCGATCTCACGCATGACCTGGGCCCGAGCGAGTATCTGCTGGCGTACATCATCGAGACCGATGGCGTGCGCGTCTTCTCGGGGCTGCACGCCGATACGCTCGTGTTCGTGGACGGCAAGGAGCTGCTGGCCGACGTCTGCGCCGATGCCGGCGTGAGCGCGCCGCCCATTCCCGCGGCGCTACAGCGCGATGCGGCGTGGCAGATCCGACTCGGCCGTCGCTTCAGCGAAACCGCCGCCCTCGGCTATCCGGACGACGATGATCTGGACGGCAGCGACGAGCCGGGCGAGAATCAGGCGTAG